One Arachis hypogaea cultivar Tifrunner chromosome 2, arahy.Tifrunner.gnm2.J5K5, whole genome shotgun sequence genomic window, CGTaaaaaaattgattgaaattATTATGTAACGGCTCGAATAACTCGGTTCGAATTTCTCATTGGCCCAATTACTAATAGTTCGATTATAACAGTTAGaatctcaatttaatttttaaaatcttttaatattataattttaaatgagtCTATTAATTTTACGAAATTTGTACTCTAACAATTTTACAATTTAAATCTTGTTAAGATTTTACATTTTACGttcttaatttacttttttttattttacgtaaaatctcaatttttttttctactttacCCGAGTGCTGGGGGAACACGAGTGAAGATAATCCATTCCCATTTTGCTGTCATTCATATCAATATAAGAATAAATGGTTAAATTAGtccatgaaaaatttttaatttttagattggtttttgaaaatttttttagtcaaatttatattttaaatattttaaattagttatgttAATTCTTTCGTCATTTTATTTATTGATAGTGTCAAAATTTGCTAATATAACAAGTTAAGTGACACCCCAATAcacatctaaaaattttaattgactattaacatgattaatttataaaattagataaaattaacTCTAAATTGAGAGATTTCAATCCCTCAAATTCTTTTCAcaattacattttaatttgatctaatttcataaacttattatattaatagtcaattaagactctAAATGTGTGTTGGAGTATCACTTAATGAGTCATATTAGTAAATTTTGACTCCATTAACAAATAAAGTGACAAAAACtaatatgactaatttaaaatttttaaaaaacaaataatctTTCAAgactaatttgaccatttactctATCATATAACGAAAAgcacattattttttttagatatgatatattaaattttaatttctatatttcTCTAACTCATTTAACTTAAGCGTCATAGTGTCTTTACAAATATTATTCTTCCATTTTCACGTTGGAAACCACCTAGACCATACGCCGGAGTTCGTCTCTGTCAAATCTCATCACCCCCACCTAGCTACTACCAATACAGATATtaatttaaatgtaaaaataaaaaaagagtattattagaattatatatgttaaatgaccaataattttttttatcttatatttgaaTAAACGTTAGGCAACTTTTCACTTtttatcactaaaagtgttgacCCATATTCCTCTTTAGTTATAATAGGTAGAAACGAGTATGTAAAAACCTAACTTTATTTAAAATATGGAAGTATATTTCTGAGTTGTAGCGGACATACAAGATAAAATATGATCCTCCCCACCCTCCGGTCCTCCAATGTAAACTGCATAAGCACGTGTTGTGACTCTCCATAAATAGTATCAAGCCAGCATCTTCATAAATTTCAAACTTCCATTTTTGACGCCTTCGTTCTTACTTCCATCATCAAGATATATACACTAACATCCAATAATAAGGCATAGGAGTTCATCTCTATCATCATGTAGGACAACACACTATTAATCTCCTTTAAATTTTAGTCAATTTTATCGTAACTCTTTTCCATTTAGTTAGGTGATGGTATTTTCCAAAAATACCCTTTAAGGAAGATTAACATATAGATTTATAAGAATGTGGAAACTCAGATgaagtcgatttcacgtgaagttgatatctgagagccgttagatgaaaatttagtcaaatcagttaaatcatctaacggctctcaagtatcaacttcacgtgaagtcgactgcacctgagtttcaaTTAACTTGTTattaaagatagaaaaagaaaaaatataaaataaaaatcctaaaatttatattttaaatgctaaattataaattttaatataaatctaaatattaatataaaatatattaaaataaaaaattaaaatttatttaattaacaaaaagtaCAGCACATCACTCCTTACTtagtattatatatttaattgacttcttcattttctttcttttttttttagttaacaaTTTCATGGACAAGATAAGATAGCTAGGAAGCAGACACGGTAACAATTGTACtacttatcaaaaataaaatattattattgttgtttcgAATTTTTAAGGAAACAAGAGGAATTAGAGATCTACATATGCATATCTAATCTAATAAAAAGAACTAAGCTGGATTCGACCGAATGTTAGTTTTGAATGATTgatagatatatattaaaaaggaCCACAACAGCATCAAGACATATAATAAGGGACCACACACTTTTGCATTTAGCATGGAAAGAAAAACACACACTGCCACCACTAATTGCATGTTCTTGTGGGTGGACATACATAATATACATATAGCTAGAGACAAGAAGCAAGTAGCACTTCAATTCATCACGGGTAACTCGTAGCaccacattttttttttcttttctaaatttgagAAGATCCTGGCGGTCACTACTATAACATCCAACAAGTGCTTATCACCACCACAAATTGTCATGGAGATAACTTGTACTGTACGGAACCAACCAAAATTCTTGATTACtaagagaggggggggggggagagggAAATTCATCATTGTACCTTAGTTTtagtattattattgttattattataactaggAACGCATGTATTTAATGGTTTAATGTTAAAGTGACACATCGTCTAGATAAGACACATTGAATTCTAATATTCAGAGCAAAAACATTTTCTTGATTTCAAATGCGACGCAATAAGATATCAACATTTATGTCAACTTTTCTCCACTCGGTGTTcaaagttagttttttttttttgtttacccaaACAGTATTccccaacccgacaggttaagaactaatccgtcgcggatctgagctccatttaagggtctgccgctggccaatggattGCTGCATACACAAGACAGGgttcgaactcccgacacttatttaagcagacgagtgagctgaccactcaacCAACCCAAGTTATATTACCTTTAGACTTTGGTGGGGACAATGAATTGCAGATTCATAACTCAACTTGTCTTTGGACATGGCCCTATGACAAGTTTaatacacaaaaaaaaagtttaaatccaAAATTCCTAATTTCTCAAGCATATGTTTAtgtaacaattttaaaatatataaaaagtgaGCTTTTGAAACTTATAAAATATGTCAAATTCATATTGTTTTTCCTAAATCAAATGCGGCTTTGCAATTCCCAATCATCAAATTGAAATTTGGTTCTTGCTCAAAATTCACCCTTTAAaatagatttgaaaagaaaagaaaataaaacaattgctcaAATGATACTTCAACAAACAAGACAGTGGGTAAAGACTTAAAATAGTTtatgaaatttaatttataactcaattcaattgctaACTTTTTAAATAACACAAAACAAACTTTTAAATTTGACTTTATGGCATGCTAATTCTTGGAGTATTTTTCGTTGAAGAAATGTTAACAGCATACAAATAATGCACGACAACTACTAAGCAAGAGCAAGTTGGCATCATCTCATTTTGGTGATGTAAAATTCAATAGATAATGCGCTACATGCACGTGTTGCCCTAAAGAGGGCGttaaattaaatctttctcaaatatttgattatttttttcccTAAACCTTATAAGTTTTTCCATAATGTCACCGAGGCTCCAACATAATATCTATACCATATGATATCAGCACGTTGTTAATAGTTATTTAAGTGAAAGATCTCACATAAAGTATCTTCATGTAAAAACATATCTGAAAACCGGTAGATGATAattaaatgttgagtttttggaATCAACTATGGGAATATTAACAATCACCGTGAAATACCATAATCTACTTGACAAAACGTTGGAGATCAATGAAATTTTACTATCTGATATTGATTTATATCAAAACTCGTCCAAGATTCATAACATATTTTCAATAGTTAACAACTAACATACAAAAAACGAGGCTCCTAGAGAATGAAATAAAGCTTAGTATCCCCACTCCTTCAAAGATTAGGGAGAATCAATATATAGATGGACTCATGGACCATGATTATAGTGTTTTGTGTCTTATTACTTTGAAAGCCAGTAGATGATGATGAACAACGTACAAGCTGCAATTACTGCCGACAGAATAAGGGTATCCCTTGAGCGCTTCCTTCTAATTGAAACTGCAAGAGCAACACACACGGGAGGTGAGCAAAATAAGGTGAATGCGAAAATCAGTGGCTAATTAGAAAAGTTTTTTCTTTATGCTATACCAAGTAGGGTACGAATAACGGGGAACTTGTCACCGAGAAGTTTCACTTTTCCTTGAACATCACCGAACAATGCTCTTTGAGAACCTAAGACTGCTCTTGTTGCTTGAGCTTGACTAATCACATCATCTATCTGATAAAAAGCATTAACAGTGAATCAAGAAAGCTTTAACAAAGGATAATATAGTCATGTAATATAAGACCTTAAGGCTGCGTTTGGTTTTGAGAATAGGATAAAACAAGACATTAAGAATAAGATACAAATGACAAGAGACACAAAAATTAATGTTAAtgtattttgtttggtaataaactaaaacaaattatgaaagtccaatttatttttattttttttatttaaaaaatttggaaaaaatataataaaaaatataattataaaaaattaacaaaaataatgaaagaaaaaataaaaaaagtttttctTATTAGTGTCTCTATGTCATTTCTGTTAGAATgaatacaaaatatactaaacCAGTGTCTCTGGACACAATGTTTCTGTTCATGTCTCatctgtcaaacacgattttgtgtctctatAAACAAACACAGTCTAAATTGTTTTTCTATATGACCTATTAATGTGAGTTCATGTAAGCTATAAAGAGCCAATAGTGAACATAGccattaacaaaataaatagatTATTCAAAACTATTTTTTCTAGGGAAATGGTATATCTAATTGGAAGATATTCTGCAAAAATGAACAAACCTGtactgaaaattttgaaaatataaaattataaaacagaCAATATGCCGTTAAGAATTAAGTATATCAAACTAAACATCAATGCCAGAGCACTCAAACCAACAAGTGTGCACAGATTAACTTAATGAAAAATTGAGATATGCGAGCAAAGTgatattcaaaagaaaaaaaaggacaaTACTTTCAGTACTGCCGGGATACTTAAGATCTCAATACCAGGACCATATAAATCGTTTGCATAAAGAAGCCTCTGACTTTCGGTTCAACATAAATATGATTTAAAAGGCCCACAAAACTGTACAAAAGTTAAGACACTATATAACAAATCTAGGCTAAAAGGCTTCAGCTAGCGGTCCCTGAACTAGCCGTGGAGAATGAGCATGGTTTGTCCCCCACCAGTGAGACTTTTAAGACACCAATGCTTATTAAGTGGTCACCACTTGCCCATAAAGAAATGTTCACACTCAGAGATAATTTAAGTAGAATAAATGCAACTTTACTTCATAGAACTTTGACTTACATGAGATATACTTCCATGGATGGCAGCTCTCTCCCGTAATAATTGATTCCTTGGTGACATACTACCCGATGTCTGCCACAAGAGGGTAAGTCTAGTACAACAACTAGAAAAACATCTATGTAATTTAACTCAAATCATGCTCATGATTCACCTTAATATCAGTAATATCATCCCTGACAGAACTCAAAAGTTCAGCATGTTCCCTCATTGAGTTTATGTTCCCCTTGATACGTCTGAATTCCTGAGGAGAATACCAATCGGCGAGGTTGTTTGAAGTCAGCTTATGAAATTTATAATAACTTTAAGCGTACTGTATCAATGTACAATTTATGACAGTAATGTTCTAAATGACAAAAGCTTGCTGGGTTGTGAAGC contains:
- the LOC112752106 gene encoding Golgi SNAP receptor complex member 1-2, whose product is MRDQNLELQESGWEELRKEARKIEGDLDVKLSSYAKLGTRFTQGQSPGYVDGSSPSLGSSRSWKSMEMEIQSLLEKLLDINDSMSRCAASAGPATSVTQKLARHRDILHEFTQEFRRIKGNINSMREHAELLSSVRDDITDIKTSGSMSPRNQLLRERAAIHGSISHIDDVISQAQATRAVLGSQRALFGDVQGKVKLLGDKFPVIRTLLVSIRRKRSRDTLILSAVIAACTLFIIIYWLSK